A window from Athalia rosae chromosome 5, iyAthRosa1.1, whole genome shotgun sequence encodes these proteins:
- the LOC105684152 gene encoding teneurin-m isoform X1 yields the protein MNYTQGKGRLYPAYSLSGSEGEENSPSLRGGRAYPSNSHPTNQVQHNHYNSNQHKQRAYQHPLFHVPGSGAGLSDTPTSGNASDETLTDSELTNLARDSTLLVHNGCLLDNVAPRGPPDVPPRNPTMSRLNGRLPGSHATSDHERDPDLEPSCLVRTPSGNFYNIPKIPKNEYNNKNQSTGNSPIKVELQNNMDRVTLPYGHGPSMIPMRRQSIRCQLRKGIDWCSWKLIAIVVIMLSLCLTAALTYVAASNMVHWSYQGTKGTVLVGETTESKPATAEANKTSSSRPRQQSSSGGNYRKYILDRVYLRKRRDTLNQHAPVSHKTFLQTSEAPLETQSIGEIYSSTPNDRAEQTDKAGTTTANYLHEDMSKSVHAELNGRKNDQVSGETSTLAPIVETRQSVGSSTPESVLSVNVSSSTNYSLDREKLTTSVSHSFQTASDLHDSSDNVPPKNSSKANKSSTEIDAPPMLRPNSDEDKITETSDTTDKNKSDVKVPSITEVVPEYMDMIVTKIGSSGTTFNNVYTSSSTSTNLDAQDKSTTDYPISINIDEKSNSGSFGMIVNDPSEKNKSENADLVLDNSRSVSKHIDPGDVSLSFGQDNIESVNTSAIHADTAKGTVEVLPVALPLVVSRVDSETGMNSSKTLEKLELQSKSAASVKESEISDKEKTRQEEKQIRTTVSNQDEKILSDSREKLNESEVLETPGVIKETRELSSEDSSSEFINGEGSSGDTPAEAEKSEELQRDYPVFSYGQDEIEIVKLRTDPIDAPMESKIVPNLATNEVKIEEAKNVPPTLTTKRKENLMIVNAGEEEFTEKIGDKIGQRGTDRSNNDDDDNNSVQHEDKSNQGSKSSNNPRNGPTLHETHETSQSINANSITSNTNIISEHPLSEQVHIVEVPRATEFQQQSRRVVVNVTIGTEEFAGPSEFKKASRPLYMLSVSVPTNGEINSFPGINISPIQLPAQPAMSSMMSNPSVVLEQTTTTRIPPPPQPPTTPPPSWGGECECSCPCMDSYEKDNFSEGLTASEEALLRDFENESFNSSYEETDLFNSSEDYSETNNNFTEIHNLEDLLEIEESTTESWLNSTDFTDTESTTDFSETTTEGYWCSGTTPLPPEPTILILEGARTFPARSFPPDGTTFAQVALGQRLSKEIPPYSYWNMQFYQSEAAYVRFDYNIPRGASIGVYARRNALPTHTQYDLLEVLSGFKARTSRASHVSVIQPSIKKEVTHYMEPGHWFLSLYNDDGDPQEVAFIAVVAEDMTHNCPNGCSGKGECLLGHCQCNPGFGGEDCSDSVCPVLCSQRGEYINGECQCNPGWKGKECSLRHDECEVPDCNGHGHCTNGKCNCVRGYKGKFCEEIDCPHPTCSGHGFCAEGTCICKKGWKGADCSQMDKEALQCLPDCSGHGNFDLETQTCLCEPMWSGDDCSKELCDLDCGPHGHCVDNACDCVPGWSGELCNMKQCDPRCNEHGQCKNGTCLCVTGWNGKHCTMEGCPNSCSGHGQCRVNGDAQWECRCYDGWDGTDCSVLLEQNCSDSRDNDKDGLVDCEDPECCANHHCRDSQLCVSAPKPIDILLRKQPPAITASFFERMKFLIDEGSLQNYARQETFNESVFWNHFNTSRSAVVRGRVVTALGTGLMGVRVSTSTPLEGFTLTRDDGWFDLLVNGGGAVTLQFGRSPFKPQSHIVFVPWNEVIIIDKIVMSTTDEKQISHIPHACAAHDYDLMKPVVLATWKHGFQGACPDKSAILAESQVIQESLQIPGTGLNLVYHSSRAAGYLSTIQLQLTPETIPPSLNLIHLRITIEGILFEKTFEADPIIKFTYAWNRLNVYRQRVYGVTTAMVKVGYEYIDCKDIIWDVQTTKLSGHDMSISEVGGWNLDIHHRYNFHEGILQKGDGSNIYLKHKPRVILTSMGDGHQRPLDCFDCDGQASKQRLLAPVALAAAPDGSIFVGDFNLVRKILVDGTVKTVVRLNATRVSYRYHIALSPLDGVLYISDPESHQIIRVRDTNDYSDPEHNWETVVGSGERCLPGDEAHCGDGALARDAKLAYPKGVAVSADNVLYFADGTNIRMVDRDGIITTVIGNHMHKSHWKPIPCEGTLNVEEVHLRWPTELAINPLDNSLHMIDDHMVLQLAPDGRVKVVAGRPLHCASPSTTFDTELATHATLVMPQSIGFGPAGDLYIAESDSQRINRVRVIGTDGKISPYAGAESKCNCLERGCDCFEADHYLASSSKFNTISAVAVSPDGIVHIGDQANYRIRSVMASIPDASGAREYEIYSPDTQEIYVFNRFGQHIATKNILTGETNYLFAYNVNTSNGKLSTVTDAAGNKVFLLRDYSSQVNSIENTKGQKCRLRMSRMKMLHELSTPDNYNVTFDYHGPTGLLKTKLDSTGRSYVYNYDEFGRLTSAVTPTGKVISLTFDLSVKGATVKIGQNNRKPVSMLIKGSSVVTKVGEAEQRTIVLGDGSVGRVTPWLHTVSTDTVPYSILAEIEPLLGESYPVPAKQRTEIAGDLANRFEWRYFLRRVQGNKNRGNAKAVAQVGRKLRINGENLLSLEYDRESNTVAVFMDDRVELLNVTYDRTARPVKWGPRNGIFAGVDLEYDRFSRLTSWTWGDISETYGFDRAGRLYEIKYSDGTAMIYAFKDMFSSLPLKVTTPRGSDYLLQYDEAGALQSLTTPRGHIHAFSLQTSLGFYKYQYYSPMNRHPYEILYNDDGQILAKVYPHQSGKVAYVYDHTGKLETTLAGLSSIHYTYQEATSLVRSIDVNEPNFEMRLEYKYHAGIVKDEKIKFGSKSGMDNAHYRYQYDGNARISGLEVDINGKELPQLRIKYNQNLGLLEGVSDLRIYRNTFNRSVMQDTSKQFFTITDYDDHGRIKTVLMNIRSLDVFRMELEYDNRNRIKMRKFNIGRESMMDKITYNADGHVLEVADTDNNWQYSYDENGNIIGVTEQNEKITLGYDSGDRVVQYGDVEFNSYDGRGFVVRRGEHKYRYNSRGQLIHAFEHDKFQIWYFYDDRGRLVAWNDDRGNITQYFYANPRTPDLITHVHFPKSSKTFRFLYDARDFLITVETSEQRFYVASDQNGSPLALFDTNGNLIKEMGRTPFGKIIKDTNPDFYLPIDFHGGLLDPNTRLVYLKKRLYDPAVGQWMTPAWEQMANKLTTPTDIFIYRFRNNDPINNKQNVEYMTDLPSWLMLYGYDVSAMLGSEYTKEMVYQPSATITSPQLTPEFGVMSGLQCIVNRVHEKFSDLGFVPKPLLKLEPKTRNLLPRVAHRRAVFGEGVLVSRVGGRALVSVVDGVNSVVQDVVTSVFNSSFFLPLHFSVHDQDVFYFVKDNALKIRDDMEELRRLGGMFNVSTHETTEHGAGTWKELRLHNPDAAVVIKYGADPEQERHRILKHAHKRAVERAWEIEKQLVAAGFQGRGDWTEEEKEELINHGDVDGYEGVDIHSVHRYPQLADDPGNVAFTRDTKRKRRKSGNRRNRIHRHDS from the exons AGTTACGCTACCTTACGGCCACGGGCCATCGATGATTCCCATGAGGAGACAGAGCATCAGATGTCAGCTACGCAAAGGCATTGATTGGTGCAGTTGGAAACTGATTGCCATCGTCGTGATCATGCTATCACTTTGTCTGACCGCGGCACTCACCTACGTTGCAG CCTCGAACATGGTGCACTGGTCTTACCAAGGCACGAAAGGCACGGTTCTCGTCGGTGAGACAACAGAATCAAAGCCGGCAACTGCGGAGGCAAATAAAACCTCGTCAAGCAGACCCCGACAGCAATCGTCATCGGGAGGTAATTACCGGAAATATATTTTAGATCGTGTGTATTTGCGCAAACGTAGAGATACTCTTAACCAGCATGCCCCGGTGTCGCACAAAACTTTCCTGCAAACCTCTGAAGCACCTTTGGAAACGCAAAGTATTGGCGAAATTTATAGTTCCACACCCAATGATCGAGCTGAGCAGACCGACAAAGCCGGGACAACAACGGCGAACTATTTGCATGAAGATATGAGTAAAAGTGTGCATGCTGAACTAAATGGGCGTAAAAATGACCAGGTTAGTGGCGAGACTTCGACTTTGGCTCCCATAGTCGAAACTAGACAATCAGTTGGATCGTCTACTCCAGAATCAGTGCTTTCTGTGAATGTCTCTAGCTCTACTAACTATTCTCTTGACCGTGAAAAACTCACTACTTCTGTCAGTCATTCTTTTCAAACTGCTTCGGACTTACACGATTCGAGTGATAACGTTCCTCCGAAAAACTCATCAAAAGCGAATAAGTCTTCGACTGAAATTGATGCTCCGCCGATGCTACGTCCGAATTCGGACGAAGATAAAATTACCGAGACTTCCGATACcacagataaaaataaatccgaTGTAAAAGTGCCTTCGATAACCGAAGTAGTACCTGAGTACATGGACATGATTGTAACGAAAATTGGTTCTTCGGGAACAACGTTCAATAATGTCTATACCAGTAGTAGCACCAGTACCAATTTAGACGCGCAAGATAAGTCCACTACAGATTATCCAATATCCATTAAcatagatgaaaaaagtaatagCGGGAGTTTCGGGATGATAGTTAATGAtccttcagaaaaaaataaaagtgaaaacgcAGATCTTGTTTTAGATAACTCTCGTTCGGTTAGTAAACATATAGATCCCGGTGACGTTAGTTTATCGTTTGGTCAAGATAACATCGAATCTGTAAATACATCCGCGATCCATGCAGACACTGCGAAAGGAACCGTCGAAGTTTTGCCTGTCGCTTTACCGTTGGTTGTAAGTCGCGTGGACAGCGAAACTGGTATGAATTCGAGTaaaactttggaaaaattagaactGCAATCGAAATCTGCGGCCAGTGTGAAAGAATCGGAAATATccgacaaagaaaaaactcgACAGGAAGAAAAGCAGATTAGAACAACCGTAAGCAAccaagatgaaaaaatcttgAGCGATTCCAGGGAGAAGTTGAATGAATCGGAAGTACTCGAGACTCCTGGAGTTATCAAGGAGACTCGAGAATTGTCCAGCGAAGATTCTTCTTCGGAATTTATTAACGGCGAAGGTTCAAGTGGCGATACACCTGCAGAAGCTGAAAAGTCAGAGGAATTACAAAGGGATTATCCAGTGTTCAGTTATGGCCAAGACGAGattgaaattgtaaaactgaGAACCGATCCTATTGACGCACCTATGGAATCAAAAATTGTCCCGAACTTGGCGACTAATGAAGTGAAAATCGAGGAGGCGAAGAACGTTCCCCCGACACTGACGACAaagcgaaaggaaaatttgATGATTGTGAATGCCGGAGAGGAGGAATTTACCGAGAAAATCGGTGATAAGATTGGACAAAGAGGAACAGACCGTTCAaacaatgacgatgatgacaaTAACAGCGTTCAACACGAAGATAAATCAAACCAAGGGTCAAAGTCATCTAACAACCCCCGCAATGGTCCCACGTTGCATGAAACGCATGAAACTTCGCAATCGATTAACGCAAACTCTATCACGTCTAACACAAACATAATTTCCGAACATCCGCTATCTGAGCAAGTGCACATCGTAGAAGTGCCTAGGGCTACGGAATTTCAACAGCAATCACGACGGGTAGTCGTCAATGTGACGATTGGTACGGAGGAATTCGCGGGCCCCTCAGAGTTTAAGAAAGCTTCTCGCCCACTGTACATGTTGTCTGTGTCCGTGCCAACCAATGGTGAAATTAACAGTTTTCCTGGAATTAACATCAGCCCCATACAATTACCCGCACAACCCGCAATGTCGAGCATGATGAGCAATCCAAGTGTCGTACTTGAACAAACAACAACCACACGAATACCACCCCCGCCGCAACCCCCGACAACACCTCCTCCGAGTTGGGGTGGTGAATGCGAATGCTCATGTCCCTGCATGGATTCTTATGAAAAGGATAACTTTTCAGAGGGATTGACTGCTTCGGAAGAGGCTTTGCTTCGTGACTTTGAGAATGAGAGCTTCAATTCTTCGTACGAAGAGACAGACTTGTTTAACAGTTCTGAAGATTATTCagaaacgaataataatttcactgAAATACATAATTTAGAAGATTTGTTAGAGATCGAAGAGTCGACGACAGAATCTTGGTTAAATAGTACGGATTTTACTGACACGGAGTCGACCACCGACTTCTCAGAGACGACAACCGAAGGTTATTGGTGTTCTGGGACAACGCCACTTCCCCCAGAGCCCACTATCCTGATTCTTGAAG GTGCCCGAACATTCCCCGCTCGATCATTCCCACCAGACGGCACAACGTTTGCTCAAGTGGCGCTCGGCCAGCGATTGAGCAAAGAAATTCCTCCATACAGTTACTGGAACATGCAATTTTATCAGTCGGAAGCAGCCTACGTCCGTTTCGATTACAACATCCCCAGAGGAGCGAGTATCGGAGTTTACGCAAGGCGAAATGCTCTGCCAACCCACACACAATACGATCTATTGGAAGTCCTCAGCGGCTTCAAGGCTCGAACTTCTCGGGCATCCCATGTTAGTGTCATT CAACCGTCAATAAAGAAGGAAGTAACGCACTACATGGAACCTGGCCACTGGTTCTTGTCTCTTTacaacgacgacggcgacCCACAAGAAGTTGCTTTCATAGCTGTGGTTGCGGAAGACATGACGCACAATTGTCCGAACGGATGCAGTGGCAAGGGAGAATGTCTGCTGGGTCATTGCCAATGTAACCCTGGTTTCGGGGGTGAAGATTGCAGCGACAGTGTATGCCCGGTGCTTTGCAGTCAGCGTGGAGAATACATAAACGGAGAGTGTCAATGCAATCCTGGTTGGAAAGGGAAAGAGTGTTCTCTTCGTCATGACGAGTGCGAAGTTCCAGACTGCAATGGTCACGGTCACTGTACCAACGGGAAATGTAACTGCGTTCGTGGTTACAAGGGAAAGTTTTGTGAGGAAATCGACTGTCCGCATCCAACTTGTTCGGGTCATGGCTTCTGTGCCGAAGGTACATGCATCTGCAAGAAGGGATGGAAAGGCGCGGATTGCAGCCAGATGGATAAAGAAGCATTGCAGTGTCTCCCAGATTGCAGTGGACACGGAAACTTTGATCTGGAAACGCAGACTTGCTTGTGTGAACCCATGTGGTCCGGTGACGACTGTTCAAAAG aactGTGTGATCTCGACTGCGGACCCCACGGACATTGCGTGGACAACGCGTGCGATTGCGTGCCCGGATGGTCCGGCGAACTGTGCAACATGAAGCAATGTGATCCACGGTGCAACGAACATGGGCAATGCAAAAATGGAACCTGCCTCTGCGTAACCGGATGGAATGGAAAGCACTGCACTATGGAAGGATGTCCAAACTCCTGCTCGGGACATGGACAGTGCAGGGTGAACGGGGACGCGCAATGGGAATGCCGATGCTACGATGGATGGGATGGAACTGATTGCAGCGTCCTTTTGGAGCAAAATTGCAGCGACAGCCGAGATAATGACAAGG ATGGTCTCGTCGATTGCGAGGATCCTGAGTGCTGCGCGAATCATCACTGTCGAGATAGTCAACTCTGCGTTTCAGCCCCGAAACCAATCGACATTCTACTTCGGAAACAGCCGCCAGCAATCACTGCGTCATTCTTCGAAAGAATGAAGTTCTTGATCGATGAAGGCAGTTTACAAAACTACGCTCGCCAGGAGACATTCAACGAAAG TGTGTTCTGGAATCACTTCAACACAAG CCGATCTGCTGTGGTACGTGGCCGAGTCGTTACCGCCCTTGGTACCGGACTCATGGGCGTCAGAGTGAGCACCAGCACTCCGCTCGAGGGTTTCACCCTAACGCGAGACGATGGATGGTTCGATTTACTCGTTAACGGAGGAGGTGCCGTCACCCTTCAGTTTGGAAGATCTCCTTTCAAACCGCAAAGCCATATCGTGTTCGTTCCGTGGAATGAG GTGATCATAATCGATAAAATCGTTATGAGTACGACAGATGAAAAACAGATTTCTCACATCCCCCACGCTTGTGCGGCACACGATTACGATCTTATGAAACCAGTCGTTCTCGCTACCTGGAAACACGGATTCCAAGGAGCCTGCCCGGATAAGAGCGCCATTCTCGCTGAGTCCCAAGTCATACAAGAGAGTCTTCAAATACCCGGTACCGGTCTGAATCTCGTGTATCACAGCTCACGAGCTGCCGGCTACTTGTCAACCATCCAACTGCAATTGACCCCCGAAACAATTCCACCGTCCCTCAATTTGATTCACTTGCGAATCACTATTGAAGGTATTTTGTTCGAGAAGACATTCGAAGCCGACCCAATTATAAAATTCACTTACGCTTGGAATCGACTGAACGTTTATCGGCAACGCGTTTACGGAGTAACTACGGCTATGGTCAAGGTGGGATACGAATATATCGATTGCAAGGACATTATTTGGGATGTGCAAACCACCAAGCTAAGCGGACACGATATGTCGATATCGGAAGTGGGAGGATGGAATCTAGACATTCATCATAGATACAATTTCCACGAAGGAATATTACAGAAGGGAGACGGTTCCAATATCTATCTGAAACACAAGCCAAGAGTAATTTTAACATCAATGGGAGACGGGCATCAGAGACCGTTGGACTGCTTCGACTGCGACGGTCAAGCCTCGAAGCAAAGGCTGCTCGCCCCCGTAGCACTTGCCGCTGCACCCGATGGCTCAATTTTCGTCGGTGACTTCAATctcgtgagaaaaattttggtgGACGGAACTGTGAAGACCGTCGTTCGGCTCAA CGCGACGAGAGTTTCTTACCGATACCACATAGCATTGAGTCCACTGGACGGTGTCCTCTACATATCTGATCCAGAGTCACACCAGATAATCCGGGTTCGCGACACGAACGATTACTCCGACCCAGAACACAATTGGGAGACCGTGGTCGGTTCCGGTGAACGTTGTCTTCCAGGGGATGAAGCTCATTGCGGTGACGGAGCTTTGGCGCGTGATGCGAAACTCGCTTACCCCAAAGGTGTAGCCGTATCGGCAGACAACGTCCTTTACTTTGCTGACGGTACGAACATAAGGATGGTGGATCGCGATGGAATAATTACAACCGTTATCGGAAACCACATGCACAAATCACATTGGAAGCCGATCCCCTGCGAAGGAACTTTGAATGTTGAGGAGGTCCATCTCAGGTGGCCTACCGAGCTGGCTATTAATCCGTTGGATAATTCGTTGCACATGATCGACGATCACATGGTTTTACAATTAGCACCCGATGGACGTGTCAAGGTCGTGGCCGGACGTCCGCTACACTGCGCTTCACCCTCGACAACTTTCGATACCGAATTAGCGACACACGCGACTTTGGTAATGCCGCAGAGCATCGGGTTCGGACCCGCTGGGGATTTATACATTGCGGAAAGTGACTCCCAGCGTATAAATCGCGTAAGGGTCATTGGGAcggacggaaaaatttcaccatatGCCGGTGCTGAGTCAAAATGTAATTGTTTGGAACGAGGATGCGACTGCTTCGAAGCTGATCATTACCTGGCGTCTAGTTCGAAATTCAACACCATTTCGGCTGTAGCGGTTTCTCCGGACGGCATCGTACATATCGGTGATCAAGCAAACTATAGAATTCGATCTGTTATGGCGAGCATACCGGATGCCAGTGGGGCAAGGGAGTACGAGATATATTCCCCCGATACCCAGGAGATCTATGTTTTCAATAGATTCGGCCAACATATCGCAACGAAAAACATTCTCACCGGTGAAACAAATTATCTATTTGCTTATAACGTTAACACGAGCAACGGAAAGCTAAGTACCGTAACCGATGCTGCCGGAAACAAGGTATTCTTGCTAAGGGATTATTCCAGCCAAGTAAATTCGATTGAGAATACCAAAGGACAGAAATGCAGGTTGAGAATGTCGAGGATGAAGATGCTCCACGAATTAAGCACTCCGGATAATTATAACGTCACTTTCGATTACCACGGACCCACCGGACTATTGAAAACCAAACTTGACAGCACCGGCAGGAGCTACGTTTACAATTACGACGAATTCGGAAGACTTACTTCCGCCGTCACCCCGACTGGTAAAGTTATCAGTCTAACATTCGACCTCAGCGTGAAAGGTGCCACCGTCAAGATCGGACAGAATAACAGAAAGCCTGTTTCCATGCTTATCAAGGGCTCCTCGGTTGTAACTAAGGTCGGAGAAGCGGAACAAAGAACGATTGTTCTCGGCGATGGTAGCGTGGGTCGAGTAACTCCCTGGTTGCACACCGTAAGTACGGACACAGTCCCCTATTCCATTTTGGCGGAGATCGAACCACTGCTCGGAGAGAGCTATCCGGTACCAGCGAAACAACGAACGGAAATCGCTGGTGATCTAGCGAACAGATTCGAATGGAGATATTTCCTGAGAAGAGTACAGGGAAATAAAAACCGTGGAAATGCCAAGGCAGTGGCGCAAGTTGGCAGAAAACTTCGCATCAATGGTGAAAATCTTCTTTCACTCGAGTACGACAGAGAGTCCAATACGGTCGCTGTATTTATGGACGACCGCGTCGAGCTTTTGAATGTCACTTACGACAGAACAGCCAGGCCAGTCAAGTGGGGACCGAGAAATGGAATCTTTGCCGGTGTCGATTTGGAATACGACAGATTCAGTAGATTGACCAGTTGGACATGGGGCGATATCAGCGAAACGTACGGCTTCGATAGGGCAGGCAGACtttacgaaataaaatacagcGATGGAACGGCGATGATATACGCTTTCAAAGACATGTTCAGCAGTCTGCCTCTAAAAGTCACGACTCCTCGTGGCAGCGATTATCTATTACAGTACGATGAGGCTGGTGCTCTTCAATCTCTGACCACTCCTAGGGGTCATATTCACGCCTTTTCTCTGCAAACTTCCCTTGGCTTCTACAAGTATCAGTATTACTCACCAATGAACAGACATCCGTACGAAATTCTCTACAATGACGACGGTCAGATATTGGCCAAAGTTTACCCGCACCAGAGCGGAAAAGTCGCGTACGTCTACGACCACACCGGAAAACTAGAAACTACATTAGCAG GTTTGTCATCAATTCACTACACATATCAAGAAGCGACGAGTCTGGTGCGAAGTATCGACGTAAACGAGCCAAACTTTGAAATGCGTCTGGAATACAAATACCACGCTGGAATCGTGAAGGATGAGAAGATTAAGTTCGGCAGTAAGAGCGGAATGGACAACGCGCATTATCGCTACCAGTACGATGGTAATGCGCGCATATCCGGACTCGAGGTAGACATCAATGGAAAGGAACTACCCCAATTGCGCATCAAGTACAACCAGAACCTTGGACTTCTTGAGGGTGTTAGCGACCTGAGAATTTACAGAAATACGTTCAACAGATCCGTCATGCAGGATACAAGCAAGCAGTTCTTCACCATAACAGACTACGACGATCACGGTAGGATAAAAACTGTCCTGATGAATATAAGATCTCTTGATGTGTTCAGGATGGAACTTGAATACGACAATAGAAATCGCATAAAAATGAGGAAGTTCAACATCGGTAGAGAATCAATGATGGACAAAATCACGTATAACGCCGATGGTCACGTTCTCGAAGTCGCTGACACCGACAACAACTGGCAATACAGTTACGATGAGAACGGTAACATCATCGGAGTGACGGAACAGAACGAGAAAATCACGTTGGGCTATGACAGCGGGGATCGTGTTGTTCAATACGGAGACGTTGAGTTTAATTCCTACGACGGTAGGGGTTTCGTGGTCAGAAGAGGTGAACACAAATACAGATATAACTCGAGAGGACAGCTGATCCACGCCTTCGAACACGATAAATTCCAAATTTGGTACTTCTATGACGACCGCGGCAGACTTGTGGCGTGGAACGACGATCGTGGAAATATAACGCAGTACTTCTACGCGAATCCAAGAACACCAGATCTGATTACACACGTGCATTTCCCGAAGTCCTCGAAGACTTTCAGGTTCCTATACGACGCGAGAGACTTTTTGATCACGGTTGAGACCTCTGAACAAAGATTCTACGTCGCGTCCGATCAGAATGGTTCTCCCTTGGCACTGTTCGACACTAACGGCAACTTGATAAAGGAAATGGGTAGAACACCGTTCGGTAAAATCATAAAAGACACGAATCCAGATTTCTACCTTCCGATTGACTTCCACGGTGGATTATTGGATCCTAACACAAGACTCGTGTACTTGAAAAAACGCCTTTACGATCCAGCGGTTGGACAATGGATGACACCAGCTTGGGAGCAAATGGCGAACAAACTTACAACTCCGACTGATATATTCATCTACCGATTCCGCAACAACGACCCAATAAACAACAAACAGAACGTCGAATACATGACGGATCTTCCAAGTTGGCTCATGCTCTACGGCTACGACGTCTCGGCCATGCTCGGTTCGGAATACACCAAGGAAATGGTTTACCAGCCAAGTGCCACCATCACGTCTCCTCAATTGACACCAGAATTCGGTGTGATGTCCGGGTTGCAATGTATCGTCAACAGGGTCCACGAGAAATTCTCCGACCTCGGTTTCGTCCCGAAACCGCTTCTAAAGCTGGAACCAAAGACTCGAAATCTTCTTCCTAGAGTCGCACACAGAAGAGCGGTATTCGGAGAAGGTGTACTGGTATCAAGGGTCGGAGGTCGCGCCTTAGTAAGCGTAGTTGATGGGGTGAACAGCGTTGTTCAAGATGTGGTAACTTCGGTCTTCAACAGTTCGTTCTTTTTGCCATTGCACTTCAGTGTTCACGATCAAGATGTATTCTACTTCGTGAAAGACAATGCCCTGAAGATTAGGGATGATATGGAGGAACTCCGTCGTCTGGGGGGTATGTTTAATGTTTCCACTCACGAAACAACGGAACATGGGGCTGGAACCTGGAAAGAATTAAGGTTGCACAATCCAGACGCAGCCGTTGTAATAAAATACGGTGCAGATCCCGAGCAAGAGAGGCATAGGATATTAAAACACGCTCACAAAAGAGCGGTGGAAAGAGCttgggaaattgaaaaacaattagTAGCCGCCGGTTTCCAAGGTCGCGGTGACTGGACggaagaagagaaggaggaaTTGATAAATCACGGTGACGTTGATGGTTACGAGGGTGTGGATATTCACagtgtacataggtatccgCAGCTCGCTGACGATCCAGGAAATGTCGCATTTACAAGAGacacaaaaaggaaaagacgAAAGAGTGGTAACAGACGCAACAGAATTCACAGGCATGACTCGTga